In Carya illinoinensis cultivar Pawnee chromosome 7, C.illinoinensisPawnee_v1, whole genome shotgun sequence, the following are encoded in one genomic region:
- the LOC122316684 gene encoding glutathione S-transferase-like, translated as MATPVKVYGPAMSTAVSRVLACLLEKNVDFQLVPVNLSKGEQKKPDFRKIQPFSQVPAFEDEGICLFESRAICRYICEKYTDKGNKGLYGTNPVARASIDQWLEAEGQSFNPPSSVLVFQLAFAPRMKIKQDQVVIKQNEEKLSKVLGIYEKRLGETRFLAGDEFSLADLSHLPNTQYLVTTSGRGELFTSRKNVGRWWNEISSRDSWKKVVDMQNKGA; from the exons ATGGCGACTCCAGTCAAAGTGTATGGACCAGCCATGTCCACAGCTGTGTCCAGAGTCTTAGCTtgtcttcttgagaaaaatgtCGACTTCCAGCTCGTCCCTGTTAATTTGTCCAAGGGCGAGCAAAAGAAGCCCGACTTCCGTAAGATCCAG CCCTTTAGCCAAGTACCAGCATTTGAGGACGAAGGCATCTGCCTCTTTG AGTCTAGAGCGATTTGCCGGTACATTTGTGAGAAGTACACGGACAAAGGAAATAAAGGACTATACGGAACAAACCCAGTAGCAAGAGCATCCATAGACCAGTGGCTAGAGGCCGAAGGGCAGAGCTTCAATCCACCAAGCTCTGTTTTGGTGTTTCAGCTCGCGTTCGCGCCGCGAATGAAGATCAAGCAAGACCAGGTGGTGATCAAGCAGAACGAAGAAAAACTGTCCAAGGTGCTGGGCATTTACGAAAAGAGGCTCGGCGAGACCCGGTTCTTGGCAGGGGACGAATTTTCTTTGGCTGATCTTTCGCACTTGCCCAACACCCAGTACTTGGTGACAACTTCTGGTAGAGGGGAGCTGTTCACTTCAAGAAAGAATGTGGGGAGGTGGTGGAACGAGATTTCCAGCCGAGACTCTTGGAAAAAGGTGGTTGACATGCAGAATAAGGGTGCTTGA
- the LOC122317558 gene encoding mechanosensitive ion channel protein 6-like isoform X1, producing MHSPSTVEILRYKCVLHYDQEERQALLHHYQNHGRMAKREEVVVTFDDVIGCSNEPVDVSKNGRGSLSKNSQGSPEMLVSPRSESVGGKNKDFSVEEEVLRCSSNAAFRRDPWRYVLSRKSRLIDPPEDPCQGSERGVNSERVLRKDEDYEDDDIEDIPQEYKKSLKFSTLTSLQLVSLILIISALVCSIWIPFLKRLKLGDLPLWKWEILVLALISGRLVSGWGIRVVVFLIENSFLLQNRVLYFVYGLRGSVQNTLWLGVVLLVWHGIFDDKVEQETKSKILPQVDNVLVCFLVGTLVWLLKTLLVKVLASTFHVNTFFERIREALFKQFVIETLSTPPSFRGHNTREEAMAEVQQLKKDGVTELWATLLPRVGRSGELQNGPTVGKKHPFSSFSSKRRDEEVAVDRLHKLNQKTISAWNMGKMIDIIRHGALSTLDEQIRSSNIEDEALLQITSECKAKEAAKRIFQNVVKPGSRNIYLEDLMRFMSQDKALETMRLFGVAAGKNGISKSSLKSWMVIAFRERRALALSLDDTKTAVDELRNMLNVLVAIIILIIWFIILGVPITHFLVFMSSQLLLVGFIFGNTCKTVFEAIVFLFMMHPFDVGDRCEVDGVQMIVDEMNILTTVFLRKDHQKIIYPNSILATKPIGNYQRSPHMVDAIDFCIHVSTPLDKVSTMKERITRYIESKNEHWHPAPMVIMREVIDMNKLMMTVWATHQMNFQEMGERWSRRALLIEEMVKVFREVDIEYRMLPLDVNIRNMPPLISDRLPSNWTTCASR from the exons ATGCACAGCCCTTCCACGGTTGAGATTCTTCGCTATAAGTGCGTCTTG CACTACGACCAGGAGGAACGGCAAGCTCTGTTGCATCATTACCAAAACCACGGTCGAATGGCCAAAAGAGAAGAAGTAGTAGTCACGTTTGATGATGTTATTGGTTGTAGCAATGAACCCGTTGATGTAAGCAAGAATGGTAGGGGAAGTCTAAGCAAAAACTCTCAAGGTTCCCCGGAGATGCTTGTATCTCCAAGAAGTGAATCGGTAggaggaaaaaataaagatttctCGGTTGAGGAAGAGGTTCTGAGGTGTAGTTCAAATGCTGCATTTCGGCGAGATCCATGGAGGTACGTGCTAAGCAGGAAGTCTAGGCTGATAGACCCGCCAGAGGACCCATGCCAGGGTTCAGAAAGAGGCGTTAACTCTGAACGAGTGCTCAGAAAAGATGAGGATTATGAGGATGATGATATTGAAGACATCCCACAAGAATATAAGAAGAGTCTGAAATTCAGCACACTTACATCGCTTCAATTGGTGAgtcttattttaatcatttctgCCTTGGTGTGTAGCATTTGGATTCCTTTTCTGAAGAGGCTAAAATTGGGGGATCTTCCATTATGGAAGTGGGAAATACTAGTTTTAGCATTAATATCCGGGCGTTTAGTTTCGGGTTGGGGAATTCGGGTGGTCGTGTTTCTTATAGAAAACAGTTTTCTTTTGCAAAACCGGGTTTTGTACTTTGTTTATGGGCTAAGGGGATCTGTTCAGAATACCCTCTGGTTGGGTGTGGTTTTGCTAGTATGGCATGGTATTTTCGATGACAAGGTTGAGCAGGAGACCAAAAGCAAAATTTTGCCTCAAGTAGATAATgttcttgtttgttttcttgttggTACCCTTGTATGGCTTCTGAAAACTCTGCTAGTCAAGGTCCTGGCTTCAACCTTTCATGTAAACACATTCTTTGAACGAATACGCGAGGCTTTGTTCAAGCAGTTTGTGATCGAAACGCTTTCTACTCCCCCATCATTTAGAGGACATAACACACGAGAGGAAGCTATGGCTGAGGTTCAACAGTTGAAGAAAGATGGGGTTACTGAGCTTTGGGCAACTTTGCTTCCCAGGGTTGGAAGAAGTGGTGAACTGCAAAATGGTCCCACAGTTGGGAAGAAGCATCCATTTTCAAGCTTTAGTTCTAAAAGGCGAGATGAGGAGGTTGCAGTTGACCGCCTGCACAAGCTAAATCAGAAGACCATATCAGCTTGGAATATGGGGAAAATGATTGATATTATTAGGCATGGGGCTCTATCAACTCTTGATGAGCAAATACGAAGTTCAAATATTGAGGATGAAGCTTTGTTGCAGATTACAAGTGAATGTAAGGCAAAAGAGGCAGCCAAAAGGATATTTCAGAATGTGGTAAAGCCAGGATCTCG GAACATTTACCTCGAGGACCTGATGCGCTTCATGAGCCAAGATAAAGCTTTGGAAACAATGCGTTTGTTTGGAGTAGCTGCTGGGAAAAATGGAATAAGCAAGTCATCCCTTAAAAGCTGGATG gtTATTGCATTTAGAGAAAGAAGAGCGCTTGCATTGTCTCTCGATGATACAAAAACAGCTGTGGACGAACTCCGTAACATGTTGAATGTTCTTGTGGCTATCATCATACTGATAATATGGTTTATAATACTTGGAGTGCCAATTACTCACTTCCTCGTCTTCATGAGCTCACAGCTTCTTTTGGTGGGGTTTATTTTCGGGAACACCTGCAAAACAGTATTTGAAGCAATAGTCTTCTTATTTATGATGCACCCATTTGATGTTGGAGATCGTTGTGAAGTGGATGGAGTCCAG ATGATAGTTGATGAAATGAACATACTAACAACAGTTTTTCTGAGAAAGGATCACCAAAAGATCATATACCCGAACAGTATTCTAGCTACCAAGCCCATTGGTAACTACCAACGCAGTCCCCACATGGTAGACGCTATTGATTTCTGTATCCATGTCTCCACCCCATTGGATAAAGTTTCCACCATGAAAGAAAGAATAACAAG GTATATTGAGAGCAAGAATGAGCATTGGCACCCAGCTCCAATGGTGATAATGAGGGAGGTTATAGATATGAACAAACTGATGATGACAGTGTGGGCTACACACCAAATGAACTTCCAGGAAATGGGGGAGAGATGGAGCAGGAGAGCCCTTCTAATTGAAGAGATGGTCAAAGTGTTCAGGGAGGTCGACATTGAATACCGCATGCTGCCTCTTGACGTGAATATCCGAAACATGCCACCTCTTATATCCGACAGGCTTCCTTCAAACTGGACAACTTGTGCAAGCCGATAG
- the LOC122317558 gene encoding mechanosensitive ion channel protein 8-like isoform X2 has translation MHSPSTVEILRYKCVLHYDQEERQALLHHYQNHGRMAKREEVVVTFDDVIGCSNEPVDVSKNGRGSLSKNSQGSPEMLVSPRSESVGGKNKDFSVEEEVLRCSSNAAFRRDPWRYVLSRKSRLIDPPEDPCQGSERGVNSERVLRKDEDYEDDDIEDIPQEYKKSLKFSTLTSLQLVLASTFHVNTFFERIREALFKQFVIETLSTPPSFRGHNTREEAMAEVQQLKKDGVTELWATLLPRVGRSGELQNGPTVGKKHPFSSFSSKRRDEEVAVDRLHKLNQKTISAWNMGKMIDIIRHGALSTLDEQIRSSNIEDEALLQITSECKAKEAAKRIFQNVVKPGSRNIYLEDLMRFMSQDKALETMRLFGVAAGKNGISKSSLKSWMVIAFRERRALALSLDDTKTAVDELRNMLNVLVAIIILIIWFIILGVPITHFLVFMSSQLLLVGFIFGNTCKTVFEAIVFLFMMHPFDVGDRCEVDGVQMIVDEMNILTTVFLRKDHQKIIYPNSILATKPIGNYQRSPHMVDAIDFCIHVSTPLDKVSTMKERITRYIESKNEHWHPAPMVIMREVIDMNKLMMTVWATHQMNFQEMGERWSRRALLIEEMVKVFREVDIEYRMLPLDVNIRNMPPLISDRLPSNWTTCASR, from the exons ATGCACAGCCCTTCCACGGTTGAGATTCTTCGCTATAAGTGCGTCTTG CACTACGACCAGGAGGAACGGCAAGCTCTGTTGCATCATTACCAAAACCACGGTCGAATGGCCAAAAGAGAAGAAGTAGTAGTCACGTTTGATGATGTTATTGGTTGTAGCAATGAACCCGTTGATGTAAGCAAGAATGGTAGGGGAAGTCTAAGCAAAAACTCTCAAGGTTCCCCGGAGATGCTTGTATCTCCAAGAAGTGAATCGGTAggaggaaaaaataaagatttctCGGTTGAGGAAGAGGTTCTGAGGTGTAGTTCAAATGCTGCATTTCGGCGAGATCCATGGAGGTACGTGCTAAGCAGGAAGTCTAGGCTGATAGACCCGCCAGAGGACCCATGCCAGGGTTCAGAAAGAGGCGTTAACTCTGAACGAGTGCTCAGAAAAGATGAGGATTATGAGGATGATGATATTGAAGACATCCCACAAGAATATAAGAAGAGTCTGAAATTCAGCACACTTACATCGCTTCAATTG GTCCTGGCTTCAACCTTTCATGTAAACACATTCTTTGAACGAATACGCGAGGCTTTGTTCAAGCAGTTTGTGATCGAAACGCTTTCTACTCCCCCATCATTTAGAGGACATAACACACGAGAGGAAGCTATGGCTGAGGTTCAACAGTTGAAGAAAGATGGGGTTACTGAGCTTTGGGCAACTTTGCTTCCCAGGGTTGGAAGAAGTGGTGAACTGCAAAATGGTCCCACAGTTGGGAAGAAGCATCCATTTTCAAGCTTTAGTTCTAAAAGGCGAGATGAGGAGGTTGCAGTTGACCGCCTGCACAAGCTAAATCAGAAGACCATATCAGCTTGGAATATGGGGAAAATGATTGATATTATTAGGCATGGGGCTCTATCAACTCTTGATGAGCAAATACGAAGTTCAAATATTGAGGATGAAGCTTTGTTGCAGATTACAAGTGAATGTAAGGCAAAAGAGGCAGCCAAAAGGATATTTCAGAATGTGGTAAAGCCAGGATCTCG GAACATTTACCTCGAGGACCTGATGCGCTTCATGAGCCAAGATAAAGCTTTGGAAACAATGCGTTTGTTTGGAGTAGCTGCTGGGAAAAATGGAATAAGCAAGTCATCCCTTAAAAGCTGGATG gtTATTGCATTTAGAGAAAGAAGAGCGCTTGCATTGTCTCTCGATGATACAAAAACAGCTGTGGACGAACTCCGTAACATGTTGAATGTTCTTGTGGCTATCATCATACTGATAATATGGTTTATAATACTTGGAGTGCCAATTACTCACTTCCTCGTCTTCATGAGCTCACAGCTTCTTTTGGTGGGGTTTATTTTCGGGAACACCTGCAAAACAGTATTTGAAGCAATAGTCTTCTTATTTATGATGCACCCATTTGATGTTGGAGATCGTTGTGAAGTGGATGGAGTCCAG ATGATAGTTGATGAAATGAACATACTAACAACAGTTTTTCTGAGAAAGGATCACCAAAAGATCATATACCCGAACAGTATTCTAGCTACCAAGCCCATTGGTAACTACCAACGCAGTCCCCACATGGTAGACGCTATTGATTTCTGTATCCATGTCTCCACCCCATTGGATAAAGTTTCCACCATGAAAGAAAGAATAACAAG GTATATTGAGAGCAAGAATGAGCATTGGCACCCAGCTCCAATGGTGATAATGAGGGAGGTTATAGATATGAACAAACTGATGATGACAGTGTGGGCTACACACCAAATGAACTTCCAGGAAATGGGGGAGAGATGGAGCAGGAGAGCCCTTCTAATTGAAGAGATGGTCAAAGTGTTCAGGGAGGTCGACATTGAATACCGCATGCTGCCTCTTGACGTGAATATCCGAAACATGCCACCTCTTATATCCGACAGGCTTCCTTCAAACTGGACAACTTGTGCAAGCCGATAG
- the LOC122317559 gene encoding serine/threonine-protein kinase STY46-like isoform X2 — protein MDIDTESCSSRAVNFAPTHSRNQRLKVIAYDQVLHLLKDLNLAEVNLPGFEDELWMHFHRLPPRYALDVNVEKAQDVLMHKRLLHMARDPATKHAIEVRVVQAHFASGNCSYSFYSNSQREVDPLCSDNSRENGARHEITISTNDKPKVFSQLTSLMSEIGLNIREAHAFSTDDGFSLDYFLVDGWALEKQPLMKFPCVPAAEEQEQTGIKFISNYVNMSTDGINDWEIDTSKLQYETKIASVSFCDLYKGTFCDQDVAIKVLRAEHTNTNNIMKEFTQEVHIMRDIRHNNVIQFIGACLRTPNPCLVMEYMSGGSMHDFLHKQKLVLTLPHLINVAIGASEGMKFLHQNNIIHRDLKAANLLMDGNGVVKVADFGVARTQAQSGDMTAETGTYRWMAPELIEHKPYDHKVDVFSFGVLLWELLTGKLPYEHLTPVQAAVGVVQKGLRPTIPSQTYPKLVELLERCWQQDPSLRPEFSEIVEILQQMAKRIMKDERMHRQKGKSSRSVSTYGKSSHQSGEKDV, from the exons ATGGATATTGATACGGAGAGCTGTAGTAGTAGGGCCGTGAATTTTGCACCGACTCACAGTCGGAACCAGAGATTGAAAGTCATTGCGTACGATCAAGTTCTTCATCTACTCAAGGACTTAAACTTAGCAGAGGTCAATCTTCCTGGTTTTGAAGATGAGCTCTGGATGCATTTTCATCGGCTTCCCCCAAG GTATGCCTTGGATGTGAATGTCGAGAAAGCACAAGATGTTCTTATGCACAAAAGATTACTGCATATGGCACGCGATCCTGCTACAAAACATGCAATCGAAGTTCGTGTCGTGCAG GCTCATTTTGCTAGTGGAAATTGCAGTTATTCATTTTATTCAAACTCTCAAAGAGAAGTGGATCCTCTGTGTTCTGATAATAGCAGGGAAAATGG GGCAAGGCATGAGATTACAATTTCAACAAACGACAAGCCCAAAGTTTTCAGTCAG TTGACTTCTTTAATGTCTGAGATTGGGCTGAACATTCGAGAAGCGCATGCTTTTTCCACTGATGATGGATTCTCGTTGGACTATTTTCTTGTTGATGGTTGGGCACTTGAg AAGCAACCTTTGATGAAATTTCCTTGTGTTCCCGCTGCTGAGGAGCAAGAGCAAACTGGGATCAAGTTTATCTCTAATTATGTGAATATGTCCACTGATGGAATTAACGATTGGGAAATAGATACAAGCAAGTTGCAATATGAAACGAAAATTGCATCTGTATCATTTTGCGATTT GTATAAAGGTACTTTTTGTGATCAAGATGTAGCAATTAAAGTTCTGAGGGCCGAGCACACAAATACTAATAATATCATGAAGGAATTTACTCAAGAAGTCCATATTATGAG GGATATTAGGCACAATAATGTTATTCAATTCATCGGGGCATGCCTGAGAACCCCAAACCCCTGTCTTGTCatgg aGTACATGTCTGGTGGAAGCATGCATGACTTTCTGCATAAACAAAAGCTTGTTTTGACACTTCCACACTTAATCAATGTAGCAATTGGTGCTTCCGAGGGAATGAAATTCTTGcatcaaaataatataatacatcGGGACCTGAAAGCTGCCAATCTTTTGATGGATGGAAATGGA GTTGTCAAGGTTGCTGATTTTGGTGTTGCCAGAACGCAAGCTCAATCTGGTGACATGACTGCAGAAACTGGAACATATCGTTGGATGGCTCCAGAG CTTATTGAACACAAACCATATGATCACAAAGTTGATGTATTCAGCTTTGGAGTTCTACTATGGGAGCTGCTTACAGGGAAG CTTCCGTATGAGCACCTAACCCCGGTACAAGCAGCAGTTGGTGTAGTTCAGAAG GGTCTGAGGCCTACAATTCCAAGTCAAACTTACCCAAAGCTTGTGGAATTGCTTGAGAGATGCTGGCAGCAAGATCCATCCTTAAGACCAGAATTCTCAGAAATTGTAGAAATTTTGCAGCAAATGGCCAAGAGG ATCATGAAGGACGAGAGGATGCACCGGCAGAAGGGGAAATCTTCTAGAAGTGTATCTACTTATGGGAAGAGTAGCCATCAAAGCGGCGAGAAGGATGTTTGA
- the LOC122317559 gene encoding serine/threonine-protein kinase STY17-like isoform X3 yields MDIDTESCSSRAVNFAPTHSRNQRLKVIAYDQVLHLLKDLNLAEVNLPGFEDELWMHFHRLPPRYALDVNVEKAQDVLMHKRLLHMARDPATKHAIEVRVVQAHFASGNCSYSFYSNSQREVDPLCSDNSRENGARHEITISTNDKPKVFSQLTSLMSEIGLNIREAHAFSTDDGFSLDYFLVDGWALEETEKLRNTLVKRIEKQPLMKFPCVPAAEEQEQTGIKFISNYVNMSTDGINDWEIDTSKLQYETKIASVSFCDLYKGTFCDQDVAIKVLRAEHTNTNNIMKEFTQEVHIMRDIRHNNVIQFIGACLRTPNPCLVMAIGASEGMKFLHQNNIIHRDLKAANLLMDGNGVVKVADFGVARTQAQSGDMTAETGTYRWMAPELIEHKPYDHKVDVFSFGVLLWELLTGKLPYEHLTPVQAAVGVVQKGLRPTIPSQTYPKLVELLERCWQQDPSLRPEFSEIVEILQQMAKRIMKDERMHRQKGKSSRSVSTYGKSSHQSGEKDV; encoded by the exons ATGGATATTGATACGGAGAGCTGTAGTAGTAGGGCCGTGAATTTTGCACCGACTCACAGTCGGAACCAGAGATTGAAAGTCATTGCGTACGATCAAGTTCTTCATCTACTCAAGGACTTAAACTTAGCAGAGGTCAATCTTCCTGGTTTTGAAGATGAGCTCTGGATGCATTTTCATCGGCTTCCCCCAAG GTATGCCTTGGATGTGAATGTCGAGAAAGCACAAGATGTTCTTATGCACAAAAGATTACTGCATATGGCACGCGATCCTGCTACAAAACATGCAATCGAAGTTCGTGTCGTGCAG GCTCATTTTGCTAGTGGAAATTGCAGTTATTCATTTTATTCAAACTCTCAAAGAGAAGTGGATCCTCTGTGTTCTGATAATAGCAGGGAAAATGG GGCAAGGCATGAGATTACAATTTCAACAAACGACAAGCCCAAAGTTTTCAGTCAG TTGACTTCTTTAATGTCTGAGATTGGGCTGAACATTCGAGAAGCGCATGCTTTTTCCACTGATGATGGATTCTCGTTGGACTATTTTCTTGTTGATGGTTGGGCACTTGAg GAGACTGAGAAGCTTAGAAATACACTTGTCAAGAGAATTGAG AAGCAACCTTTGATGAAATTTCCTTGTGTTCCCGCTGCTGAGGAGCAAGAGCAAACTGGGATCAAGTTTATCTCTAATTATGTGAATATGTCCACTGATGGAATTAACGATTGGGAAATAGATACAAGCAAGTTGCAATATGAAACGAAAATTGCATCTGTATCATTTTGCGATTT GTATAAAGGTACTTTTTGTGATCAAGATGTAGCAATTAAAGTTCTGAGGGCCGAGCACACAAATACTAATAATATCATGAAGGAATTTACTCAAGAAGTCCATATTATGAG GGATATTAGGCACAATAATGTTATTCAATTCATCGGGGCATGCCTGAGAACCCCAAACCCCTGTCTTGTCatgg CAATTGGTGCTTCCGAGGGAATGAAATTCTTGcatcaaaataatataatacatcGGGACCTGAAAGCTGCCAATCTTTTGATGGATGGAAATGGA GTTGTCAAGGTTGCTGATTTTGGTGTTGCCAGAACGCAAGCTCAATCTGGTGACATGACTGCAGAAACTGGAACATATCGTTGGATGGCTCCAGAG CTTATTGAACACAAACCATATGATCACAAAGTTGATGTATTCAGCTTTGGAGTTCTACTATGGGAGCTGCTTACAGGGAAG CTTCCGTATGAGCACCTAACCCCGGTACAAGCAGCAGTTGGTGTAGTTCAGAAG GGTCTGAGGCCTACAATTCCAAGTCAAACTTACCCAAAGCTTGTGGAATTGCTTGAGAGATGCTGGCAGCAAGATCCATCCTTAAGACCAGAATTCTCAGAAATTGTAGAAATTTTGCAGCAAATGGCCAAGAGG ATCATGAAGGACGAGAGGATGCACCGGCAGAAGGGGAAATCTTCTAGAAGTGTATCTACTTATGGGAAGAGTAGCCATCAAAGCGGCGAGAAGGATGTTTGA
- the LOC122317559 gene encoding serine/threonine-protein kinase STY46-like isoform X1, whose translation MDIDTESCSSRAVNFAPTHSRNQRLKVIAYDQVLHLLKDLNLAEVNLPGFEDELWMHFHRLPPRYALDVNVEKAQDVLMHKRLLHMARDPATKHAIEVRVVQAHFASGNCSYSFYSNSQREVDPLCSDNSRENGARHEITISTNDKPKVFSQLTSLMSEIGLNIREAHAFSTDDGFSLDYFLVDGWALEETEKLRNTLVKRIEKQPLMKFPCVPAAEEQEQTGIKFISNYVNMSTDGINDWEIDTSKLQYETKIASVSFCDLYKGTFCDQDVAIKVLRAEHTNTNNIMKEFTQEVHIMRDIRHNNVIQFIGACLRTPNPCLVMEYMSGGSMHDFLHKQKLVLTLPHLINVAIGASEGMKFLHQNNIIHRDLKAANLLMDGNGVVKVADFGVARTQAQSGDMTAETGTYRWMAPELIEHKPYDHKVDVFSFGVLLWELLTGKLPYEHLTPVQAAVGVVQKGLRPTIPSQTYPKLVELLERCWQQDPSLRPEFSEIVEILQQMAKRIMKDERMHRQKGKSSRSVSTYGKSSHQSGEKDV comes from the exons ATGGATATTGATACGGAGAGCTGTAGTAGTAGGGCCGTGAATTTTGCACCGACTCACAGTCGGAACCAGAGATTGAAAGTCATTGCGTACGATCAAGTTCTTCATCTACTCAAGGACTTAAACTTAGCAGAGGTCAATCTTCCTGGTTTTGAAGATGAGCTCTGGATGCATTTTCATCGGCTTCCCCCAAG GTATGCCTTGGATGTGAATGTCGAGAAAGCACAAGATGTTCTTATGCACAAAAGATTACTGCATATGGCACGCGATCCTGCTACAAAACATGCAATCGAAGTTCGTGTCGTGCAG GCTCATTTTGCTAGTGGAAATTGCAGTTATTCATTTTATTCAAACTCTCAAAGAGAAGTGGATCCTCTGTGTTCTGATAATAGCAGGGAAAATGG GGCAAGGCATGAGATTACAATTTCAACAAACGACAAGCCCAAAGTTTTCAGTCAG TTGACTTCTTTAATGTCTGAGATTGGGCTGAACATTCGAGAAGCGCATGCTTTTTCCACTGATGATGGATTCTCGTTGGACTATTTTCTTGTTGATGGTTGGGCACTTGAg GAGACTGAGAAGCTTAGAAATACACTTGTCAAGAGAATTGAG AAGCAACCTTTGATGAAATTTCCTTGTGTTCCCGCTGCTGAGGAGCAAGAGCAAACTGGGATCAAGTTTATCTCTAATTATGTGAATATGTCCACTGATGGAATTAACGATTGGGAAATAGATACAAGCAAGTTGCAATATGAAACGAAAATTGCATCTGTATCATTTTGCGATTT GTATAAAGGTACTTTTTGTGATCAAGATGTAGCAATTAAAGTTCTGAGGGCCGAGCACACAAATACTAATAATATCATGAAGGAATTTACTCAAGAAGTCCATATTATGAG GGATATTAGGCACAATAATGTTATTCAATTCATCGGGGCATGCCTGAGAACCCCAAACCCCTGTCTTGTCatgg aGTACATGTCTGGTGGAAGCATGCATGACTTTCTGCATAAACAAAAGCTTGTTTTGACACTTCCACACTTAATCAATGTAGCAATTGGTGCTTCCGAGGGAATGAAATTCTTGcatcaaaataatataatacatcGGGACCTGAAAGCTGCCAATCTTTTGATGGATGGAAATGGA GTTGTCAAGGTTGCTGATTTTGGTGTTGCCAGAACGCAAGCTCAATCTGGTGACATGACTGCAGAAACTGGAACATATCGTTGGATGGCTCCAGAG CTTATTGAACACAAACCATATGATCACAAAGTTGATGTATTCAGCTTTGGAGTTCTACTATGGGAGCTGCTTACAGGGAAG CTTCCGTATGAGCACCTAACCCCGGTACAAGCAGCAGTTGGTGTAGTTCAGAAG GGTCTGAGGCCTACAATTCCAAGTCAAACTTACCCAAAGCTTGTGGAATTGCTTGAGAGATGCTGGCAGCAAGATCCATCCTTAAGACCAGAATTCTCAGAAATTGTAGAAATTTTGCAGCAAATGGCCAAGAGG ATCATGAAGGACGAGAGGATGCACCGGCAGAAGGGGAAATCTTCTAGAAGTGTATCTACTTATGGGAAGAGTAGCCATCAAAGCGGCGAGAAGGATGTTTGA